Proteins found in one Fusarium oxysporum Fo47 chromosome V, complete sequence genomic segment:
- a CDS encoding NUDIX hydrolase domain-like protein, with the protein MPTSPSPPLSYTQPASLEAFASTPDVFRAAHPPIEHLIAGALVTNPQGQVLLLRRAAHDSWPLLWEVPGGCVDDSDHGLVAAAVRELWEEAGLRAKAVKAVVGIAPITEPMPDDPLEKDLEVLYDMLVFRADDGVWGKLTVWVEVESCDEVKIDENEHVEFAWVTEEEALQNKFKDGKKLEFVSEGVKRNVLEGFRLWKEESEASR; encoded by the coding sequence ATGCCAACCTCACCTTCTCCACCACTATCCTACACACAACCCGCATCTCTCGAGGCCTTCGCCTCTACTCCAGATGTCTTCCGAGCTGCCCACCCCCCAATTGAGCACCTCATAGCTGGCGCCCTAGTCACCAATCCCCAAGGtcaagtccttcttctccgccgCGCAGCTCACGACTCCTGGCCTCTGCTATGGGAAGTCCCCGGTGGTTGTGTCGATGACTCAGACCATGGCCTCGTTGCTGCAGCAGTGCGTGAACTCTGGGAAGAAGCCGGACTACGCGCAAAGGCCGTAAAAGCCGTGGTAGGAATTGCACCTATCACAGAGCCGATGCCTGATGATCCTCTAGAGAAGGACTTGGAGGTTCTGTATGACATGCTTGTGTTTCGTGCAGATGATGGAGTCTGGGGAAAGTTGACAGTCTGGGTCGAGGTGGAGAGCTGTGACGAAGTCAAGATCGATGAGAATGAACATGTCGAGTTTGCATGGGtgacagaggaagaagcacTGCAGAATAAGttcaaggatggcaagaagtTGGAGTTCGTAAGCGAGGGAGTGAAGAGGAACGTCCTCGAAGGCTTCAGGCTGTGGAAAGAGGAAAGCGAGGCAAGCAGATAA